The sequence GCTTTATTCGGCGCTGCTCTGGGGGGCGCCCTTCTGGCTTCAGGGGCTCACCCCCGGCATCGACCATATCCTGTCGATGTGGACGATCGCGGTGCTGATGATGCTCACGCTGGCGATCGTCGCGCACAGCGTTCCGCTGGCCTGCACCCTGTTCATCATGCCCGTTTCGCTGTCCGCGGCGGCGGCGCTCGGATTGGCCGGGGCGCCGGAAATCGGCGCGGTCACGCTTGTCGCAGGCATTCTGCTTTCGGGCTTCTGCGTCCGTTTTGCGCAAATCCACATCCGTTCGCGCCGCGCCGAGGAGACGCTGCACGAAAAGAGCGAAACGGTCAGCCTGCTGCTGCGCGAGTTCGAGGAAACCTCGGCCGACTGGCTGTGGCAGACCGACAGCAACCGCCGCCTCGTCCATGTTTCGCCGCGCCTCGCCTATGCGCTCGGCAGCAGCGCCGACCGGCTCGAAGGCGTGCCGCTGCTCCAGGCGCTGTCGGGCGATGCGTGGGACACCGGACTGTTCCCCAAGAGCCTGCACGACATGGCCGAACGGATGAAGCGGCGCGAAAGCTTCTCGAACCTGATCGTGCCGGTGTCGATCGGTGGCCGCCCGCGCTGGTGGGAATTGTCGGCGTCGCCGCGCCTCGACGAATCGGGCAAGTTCCTCGGCTTTCGCGGGGTCGGGTCCGACGTCACCGAACAGCGCGCAACCGCCGAACAGATTGCAAGAATGGCGCGCTTCGACAATCTTACGGGCCTGCCCAACCGGCTCAGCCTCAACGAGGATCTGGCCCGCGCGCTCGCCCGCGCCGTCGAGGCCAAATCGCGCTGCGCCCTGCTGATGATCGACCTCGATCGCTTCAAGGCGGTCAACGATACGCTGGGCCACCCCGTCGGCGACAAATTGCTGGCGCAGGTCGCGGCGCGGCTGAAGGCCTTGATGGAGCGCGGCATGACCTGCGGCCGCCTCGGCGGCGACGAATTTGCCGTTGTGCTCCACAATGTCGCCTCCGGCGCGGCCGCCGAAGACCTCGCGCAGCGGATCATCGCGACGATCAGCCGGCCCTATGTCGTCGACAATCACCAGCTGTTCGTCGGCGCCAGCGTCGGTTATGCGATCGGCCCGACCGACGGCGCGACGGTCGAGACGCTGACGCGCAACGCCGACCTTGCGCTTTATAAATCAAAGGATCGCGGCGGGAATGTCGTCGCCGCCTATGTCGCCTCGCTCCACGCCCAGGCCGAGGAACGGCGCGTCATGGAACAGGAATTGCGCGGCGCGCTCGAACGCGGCGA is a genomic window of Sphingopyxis sp. FD7 containing:
- a CDS encoding putative bifunctional diguanylate cyclase/phosphodiesterase, translating into MKSLPTDPTAADVIPARTLLGLGPRGQDLGNLRQLQLAPLRGRGALRLSMGLGMALVAFVTMLHHVALPVAGGWLGASLFFSLWSWRRFRGLPLGDPKLPGSVEYRLCNRHALYSALLWGAPFWLQGLTPGIDHILSMWTIAVLMMLTLAIVAHSVPLACTLFIMPVSLSAAAALGLAGAPEIGAVTLVAGILLSGFCVRFAQIHIRSRRAEETLHEKSETVSLLLREFEETSADWLWQTDSNRRLVHVSPRLAYALGSSADRLEGVPLLQALSGDAWDTGLFPKSLHDMAERMKRRESFSNLIVPVSIGGRPRWWELSASPRLDESGKFLGFRGVGSDVTEQRATAEQIARMARFDNLTGLPNRLSLNEDLARALARAVEAKSRCALLMIDLDRFKAVNDTLGHPVGDKLLAQVAARLKALMERGMTCGRLGGDEFAVVLHNVASGAAAEDLAQRIIATISRPYVVDNHQLFVGASVGYAIGPTDGATVETLTRNADLALYKSKDRGGNVVAAYVASLHAQAEERRVMEQELRGALERGEFELYYQPVVTAADGTLNGFEALLRWTNQKLGNVSPGRFIPLAEDARLISPIGEWVLRTACREAMKWPSNLKVAINVSADQLTDPSFASVVVSALAQSGLPPQRLEIEVTESVFLRDGGGAAQLLDQLIALGIRLSLDDFGTGYSSLGYLRKTQFSTIKVDRSFVVGAAKGSIESIAIIRAVVALADSLGMSTTAEGAETELEVETLRSFGCSNIQGYYYGRPMPASDVLTLFRRPDDVATAAA